GCTGGGGAAGCCAGGCGGTGGCCGCGCTGGTGCGGAACGTGAAACGCCGTGGGGCCGACCCGATGACGCGGTCTCCCGCGGAGGAGCTCTCCGCCCAGCCGGTGGCGCCATGAGCGGTCGCGTGGTGGCGGTGTTCGGCAGTTCGCGAATTGGCCCCGACGACCCCGGATACGCGGTGGCGCACCAGCTCGGCCGCCTGCTCGGGGAGCGGGGCTGGACCGTGGCCACCGGCGGGCACGACGGCGCCATGGCCGCGGTGTCGCGCGGCGCGCGCGAGGCCGGGGCGCACGTGGTCGGGGTGACCATGCCCGGGCCGCAGGGGCGCTCGCCCAACGCCTGGGTGGCGGAGGAGAGACCCGCGGACGACCTGTTCGCGCGGCTTCGCATGCTGCTCGACGCCGACGCGTGGATCGCCGTGGCCGGGGGCGTCGGAACGCTCGCCGAGGTCGCCGTGGCGTGGAACCTCATGCAGAACGCCCACGTGGCCCTGCGGCCACTGATCGTGGTGGGCGACGGCTGGCGCGAGGTCCTGCGGGCGCTGGGCGACTCGCTCGTGGTTGATGCATCCGACCTCGCGATGGTCACCGCAGTGCCGGATGCCGACGCGGCGCTGGCCGCGCTCGGACCGCGGCGCGGCGCCGAGATCACAGGGGGGTGGCCGCCCCCACCGCGACGGCGGCGCGACGCAGGCCCATGAGGGGGTCGTCGCCCAGGTCGATGCGCACCAGCCGGCGCCCGGCGGTCTCGAGGGCCTGGGCATCGCCGATCGCCTGGGCCCGCAGGAGCTCCCCGAAGGTGTGGTCCTGGCCCGGGATGGGCAGGTCGGGCGATCCCGGCCCGAGGAACTGCACGAACACGCCCGAACCCGGACCGCCCTTGTGCAACTGGCCGGTGGAGTGCAGGAACCTCGGGCCCCAGCCGCCCGTGGTGGCTGCCCGCGTGCGCTCGCGGATCGCCGCGCGCATCGCGCCCATGAGGCGGTCGCCGTCGGGCGTGGGCGTGGTGAAGGCCAGCATCGCCAGGTAGTCGCCGCGCTCGAGCATGTCCACGGCGCGAACGATGTCCTCGGGCGCCCCGCGATCGTCGCGGGGCACGCCGGCACCGGCCAGCGCGCGGTTGGCGGCCTCCTTGGCGGCCTGCACGTCGGGCTGATCGAAGGGGTTTATGTCCAGCGCGGCGCCCGCGGTGGCCACGGCCATCTCGAGCCCCATGTACAGGCCCGCCACGTCGAGTGGCTCGCGGATGTCCATGGCGAAAACGGGAATCCCCGTGGCGCCGATGGCCGCGACGTCGGCGTCGTGCTCGCCCGTGAGCCGCAGGTGCATGAGCACGCGGTCCGATGCATACTCCGATGCGTCGCCCGGCGGCTCATCGGCCACCGGGACGATGCCCTCGCCCTGCTTGCCCAGGCTCTCGGCCACGAGCTGCTCGGCCCACAGCCCGAACGACCCGATGCCGGGGTCGGCGATGATCGTGAGCTTGTCGCGCCCGGCGCGCGCCAGGGCCGCCAGCGCCACGCCCATGCGCACCGGCTGGGGGTCCATGCGCGCCTCGGCGGCGCGGGCGAGCAGCGCCTGCAGCGGCACGCCCGCGAACGCCATGGGGATGAGCCCGAACAGCGTCAGCGCCGAGAACCGCCCACCCACGTCGGGCGGGTTCTTTGCCACCATGCGCCAGCCCTGGTCGGTGGCCATCGCGGCGAGGGGGGTGCCCGGGTCGGTGATCGCGATGAGGTGGTCCGTGGCCGCCGCGCCCAGGGCGTCGGCGAGGAACTGCTCCACGTGCGCGAGGAACGCCAGCGGTTCGGCCGTGGTGCCGCTCTTCGACGAGGTGATCGCCACGCAGCGGGCGGGGTCGATGCCATCTGTGATGCGCGTCACCGCTACCGGGTCGGTGGAGTCGAGGATGCGCAGCTCGATGCCGGCCCCGTGGCCGAACGTGCGACGCGTGACCTCGGGCGAGAGGCTCGACCCGCCCATGCCGAGCACGAGCACGTGGTCGATGCCGTCGGCCAGGGCGCGATCCACCATCGCGTCGATGGCCGGCACTTCGGCCTGCATGTCCACCGGCGCGCGCATCCAGCCGGTCCACGCGCGCGCGGCGTCGGCGTGCGCTCCCCAGGCCGCCGGGTCGCCGGCCAGCACCCGATCCACCAGGCCCCGGGCCTCGGCGTCCGCGACGGCGTCCCCCACGAGGCCGGCCGCGGCACCGGGGCGCAGGATCACCCGCATCAGCCGGGTGCCGCCGCCAGCGACTCGCGCGTGGCCGCGGCCACCGCCTCGGGGGTCATGCCGAGGCGCTCCATCACGGTTCCGCCGGGCGCCGACTCGCCGAAGCGGTCGATTCCGACGGCGCGGCCCCAGGTGCCGGTCCACCGCGGCCACCCGAAGGTGGACGCGGCCTCCACCGACACGCGCGCGGCGACGGCCGGCGGAAGCACCTCATCGCGGTAGTCACCGGGCTGCGCCGCGAAGAGCTCCCATGAGGGCATGCTGACCACGCGCGCCGACACGCCCTCGCCCGCGAGCAGGTCGCGCGCGGCCAGTGCCAACGACACCTCCGACCCCGTTGCGATGAGGATGCAGTCGTCGCCGGGGGCCACCACGTAGGCGCCGCGGTCCACCGGCGGCTTCTCCATGGGTAGCACGGGAACGCCCTGGCGCGTCAGCACGAGGGCGGTGGGGCCGTCCGTGCGCCCCACGGCGATGCGCCAGGCCTGGGCCGTCTCGCGCGCGTCGGCCGGGCGCAGGGTGACGAGCCCGGGGATCGACCGCAGGGCGGCCAGCTGCTCGATGGGCTGGTGGGTGGGTCCGTCCTCGCCCACGGCCACCGAGTCGTGGGTGAACACCAGGATCGACGGCAGGCGCTGCAGGGCCGCCATGCGGATGGCGTTCTTCATGTAGTCGGAGAACGTCATGAAGGTGGATCCATATGCGCGGAAGCCCCCGTGGGCCACCATGCCGTTGACGGCCGCGGCCATGCCGAACTCGCGCACCCCGAACCGGATATTGCGGCCGCCGAACGCACCCGGGCCGACGTCGGGGGAGTCCTTGATAACCGTGCCGGTGGAGCTCGCGAGGTCGGCCGCGCCACCCACGATCTCCGGGACGCGTGCGGCGATCGCGTTCAGCGCCGCAGTGGACGCCACGCGCGTGGCGGGCGACTCCCCCTCGTTGAAGGCGGGCAGGTCGGCGTCCCAGCCCGCAGGAAGATCGCCGGAGAGGCGCCTGCGCAGCTCCGCGGCCTCGGCCGGGTACGCCGTGGCGTAGGCGTCCATGCGGGCGTCCCAGGCGGCCACCAACCCGGCGCCCCGCTCGCGCAGGGCAGGGGCCCATGCCGCCACCTCGTTGGGCACGAGGAACTCGGCGTCCTCAGGCCAGCCGTATGCCTGCTTGGCGAGCCGTGCCTCGTCGGGCCCCAGCGGTGCACCATGCGCTTTGCTGGTGTCCTGCACGTTCGGCGCGCCGTAGCCGATGTGCGATCGGTAGCGCACCAAGGTGGGCCGGCCGTCGCCCGCCTCGGCGTCGTCGAGCACACGGTCGGTCTCGGCGGTGTCGTTGGCGTCCGTGATCTCGAGCACGCGCCACCCGTATGCGTCGAAGCGCAGCGCCACGTCGTCACCCGTGGACATGCCGGTGGGACCATCGAGGCTGATGGCGTTGTCGTCGAAGATCACCACGAGCTTGCCGAGCCCGAGGAAGCCCGCGAGCGAGCATGACTCGTGCGAGATGCCCTCCATGAGGTCGCCGTCCGATGCGATCACCCAGGTGCGGTGGTCGACCACCGCGTGCCCGGGGCGGTTGAACTCAGCGGCCAGCATGGCCTCGGCCAGCGCCAGGCCCACGGCGTTTCCGAGCCCCTGGCCCAGCGGTCCGGTGGTCACCTCCACGCCCGGCACGTGGCCGCGCTCGGGGTGGCCGGGGGTGAGGCTCCCCCACTGGCGGAAGGCCCGGAGGTCGTCCAGCGACAGCGCATAGCCCGTGAGGTGCAGCAGGGCGTACTGCAGGGCCGACGCGTGGCCCGCCGACAGCACGAAGCGGTCGCGGTCGGGCCATGAGGGGTCACCCGGGGCG
The sequence above is drawn from the Actinomycetota bacterium genome and encodes:
- the tkt gene encoding transketolase, whose product is MTQPASPDLCIATVRTLAIDAVQKANSGHPGAPMGLAPVGWALYSRVLRHAPGDPSWPDRDRFVLSAGHASALQYALLHLTGYALSLDDLRAFRQWGSLTPGHPERGHVPGVEVTTGPLGQGLGNAVGLALAEAMLAAEFNRPGHAVVDHRTWVIASDGDLMEGISHESCSLAGFLGLGKLVVIFDDNAISLDGPTGMSTGDDVALRFDAYGWRVLEITDANDTAETDRVLDDAEAGDGRPTLVRYRSHIGYGAPNVQDTSKAHGAPLGPDEARLAKQAYGWPEDAEFLVPNEVAAWAPALRERGAGLVAAWDARMDAYATAYPAEAAELRRRLSGDLPAGWDADLPAFNEGESPATRVASTAALNAIAARVPEIVGGAADLASSTGTVIKDSPDVGPGAFGGRNIRFGVREFGMAAAVNGMVAHGGFRAYGSTFMTFSDYMKNAIRMAALQRLPSILVFTHDSVAVGEDGPTHQPIEQLAALRSIPGLVTLRPADARETAQAWRIAVGRTDGPTALVLTRQGVPVLPMEKPPVDRGAYVVAPGDDCILIATGSEVSLALAARDLLAGEGVSARVVSMPSWELFAAQPGDYRDEVLPPAVAARVSVEAASTFGWPRWTGTWGRAVGIDRFGESAPGGTVMERLGMTPEAVAAATRESLAAAPG
- a CDS encoding LOG family protein → MSGRVVAVFGSSRIGPDDPGYAVAHQLGRLLGERGWTVATGGHDGAMAAVSRGAREAGAHVVGVTMPGPQGRSPNAWVAEERPADDLFARLRMLLDADAWIAVAGGVGTLAEVAVAWNLMQNAHVALRPLIVVGDGWREVLRALGDSLVVDASDLAMVTAVPDADAALAALGPRRGAEITGGWPPPPRRRRDAGP
- a CDS encoding glucose-6-phosphate isomerase, yielding MRVILRPGAAAGLVGDAVADAEARGLVDRVLAGDPAAWGAHADAARAWTGWMRAPVDMQAEVPAIDAMVDRALADGIDHVLVLGMGGSSLSPEVTRRTFGHGAGIELRILDSTDPVAVTRITDGIDPARCVAITSSKSGTTAEPLAFLAHVEQFLADALGAAATDHLIAITDPGTPLAAMATDQGWRMVAKNPPDVGGRFSALTLFGLIPMAFAGVPLQALLARAAEARMDPQPVRMGVALAALARAGRDKLTIIADPGIGSFGLWAEQLVAESLGKQGEGIVPVADEPPGDASEYASDRVLMHLRLTGEHDADVAAIGATGIPVFAMDIREPLDVAGLYMGLEMAVATAGAALDINPFDQPDVQAAKEAANRALAGAGVPRDDRGAPEDIVRAVDMLERGDYLAMLAFTTPTPDGDRLMGAMRAAIRERTRAATTGGWGPRFLHSTGQLHKGGPGSGVFVQFLGPGSPDLPIPGQDHTFGELLRAQAIGDAQALETAGRRLVRIDLGDDPLMGLRRAAVAVGAATPL